The window CACATATCGAGTGTTCGTCCCCTGACTTCGCTAAGACTAGTCAGACGACGATTTTTGCGgattaatttgctaatttcctaGATTTTATCGTCTGTTCTTGAAGTTGAGGTCGTCTAAGGCGTTTGATCGTTTCACGCACCTCCTAAACTTTTTAATCCGTTCAAAAACTTTGTGTACCATAAACATTCATCTCATATACTTTCTTTAATATGACATGAGATTCTGTAGGGGTTTTTCCCAGTTTAAGGTCAAATTGTTGTTCCATTTGAACATTCTGCATATTTCGACGAGGCTCTAACAGAAAGACTTAAATAATCTTCAACATTCTTTTTTGTATCTTGTTTATTATATATAGCAATTCAacttcttttatattattatacaacttTTAAGATTACAAATGTTTTTTTTCTGTTCGCAAAAAGCGACGCCCTAATGAGGGGGCGAACCGAAGGGGATTATAGCCTTGTCGGAGTATGGGCGCACTGTCCCGCTGGATCGAAGAATCGACCCCCaacaagaaaaatggaaaaatatttaataaaaaagaaagtAAGTATAGGGGTAGAAGAGTCTGTGGAGGATATAGGCGAAGAGAGGCTGGCGACATTAGCGGAGGAGGAAGAAAAGGACAGTCGGGAGGAGAAAAATGACGAGCCAAAGGAGAAGAACGAAGGGGAAAACAAGGACATAGGTGAAACAGCGGAGGAGGGATAGTAGCTAGAGTGAGCAGCAAGAGGAAAGAAGGTAACGGCAACGATATACGGCAAAACGTTCAAGGAACGGCAAATAGTAGCTATAGAAAAGAAAGGGATGGTAATCATCACAAAGCCCTAAACCGAAGGACAAGCCCTATGCTGAACTTGTCAAAGAGTTAAGGGAAGAGCTAGGAGAAAGAGAGGATGTCGTCATAAACAAGGTTAGACAAACCAGACAAGAAGGTGTGATCCTGGACTTAGATGGAGGCAGGAAATGGGGGAACAAGTCAGGAATTTAGTAGCTTCAAGACAAGGATGCGCAACAAGAGTAGTGGCAAAAGGTGGAAGAGTAAAGAAGGGTTTGATGGTGGCGGACGTGGATGGCCTAACCACAGAAAAAGACATCGTCGAATCGGTGGAGAAATTTGCTGGTAGGGAGGAAGCATGTGAAGTAGTTGGAAAAATAAGAACAAACAGGGGAGAAAGTAGAATTTGTTATGTGGAGGTGGATGAGGACATAGCCAGAAGACTTTTAGTGACAGAAAGAATAAAGATCGGGATGGTATACGTCACGGTAAAGGAAATGGTGAAGGTGACACGATACTATAGATGCCAAGCACATGGCCACATAGCAAGAGAGTGCGAGGGAGAAGCAAAAGGGGGGTGCTGGAAGTGTGAGATGGAGGGCCATGTGCAATCCCAGTATCAATGTAACACTGTAAAGTGCTTTAATTGTGACGATGAAGGTCATATATCTATGCCCACTTAGTGTCCCAAATTCAGGGGAATTATCAGAAGAGCAAGAGGTGAGGATGGAAGAAGGGTAGGAGGTTACTGACTGAGCGACAAAATGGGGAATAAGAGtggaagagaaaaagaaattGACATCCTGATAGCGGCGGTGCAAAACTCAAAGATGCATAATAACAAAGACAACGACGATTGAAAACCAATTTTTACCtagagaatattatttttatgggcagaaaaaatatttaacacacAATTATATACCTTATACTCATAAAGTGTCAAGCATGACAAAAATTATTATGAACAATGAGTAAGAAAATTATTTTAGACATTAGAAAATTATCActtgctaatttattaaaaaaaaaaacatattaccTTAGTAATACTTTCCAGAATATTCACGTTATCAGGTTCATCGAAATTGACAGGTTTTTCCTCGTCCTTGGGTGGTGAATCTTTATAGCTAATAGTCTTCGTTGCAGATGCATTTGTAACATCTCTAGAATCACTTATATCCTCGTCTGAAGGCGACTCCAAGCTTTGTGATTTTCTTAAACTAGAAATTTTCGGCTGCGACTGACCTGGCAGCAAGGCTTTCACGTTTATATTAAGATTCTGCTTCAGTTTTCCAGGTATAACTAAAATTAAGTGGAAAAATGTATGCAAGTagcaatataaataaaaaaatcacacaATGTCAGATTCGCACAGTAATGCGTCGATACCAAAAGAAATCGTTGTAGATATACTATAAGTATGACCAAATATAGAAGAACAATAGAGCTAAAATACAAGTAGAACGTGCAAATTTACCTTTCTGCTCTGTAGTATCTTTCTGCCCTTGATTTTTCAGCATCTCCGTAATACTAGCAATTCTTCTCGGACTTGTCTCAACTGGAGATTTATTTATATCCACTAACTTTTCTATTTTGACTGCAACTTCACGTTCCATCCCTTCAGTACTAgatgtatttttgtttaaattgttcaTTTCATCTCTCGTGGCTACAATTACAAATATACACGTCAAAACAAAGCTTCCGCGATAAACTTCTAGCGCGCTTAATCTTTTAATTTAGTTCTTATCAATTATATCTTATCGAAAATCGTTTGATACATTTAAAAATGTGTTTTCAATTATAGATAAAGGAAATAGAGCTTACAGGGTTAAATAAATGAGTTTAGCAACAAAATAACAATTGTCTACAGGGTGTTCTATATACAAaggaagtatacagggataattttttatacaaaaatactAAAGGTTTCgttaaaataataagaagaaattaaagcgaaaacatattaataaaaatatcgaaaacttTTTCAAACGGTTGGATTTTGattgaaattttattaaaaaaataaacgcaCCATATTTAAAGATTCAAACTTTTTCTTTTtactattaaattaaaattaaagcgaCTTTTAAACAACAAATCAAGTACCTTTTGGTTCCTGATCGCCAAATAGTAGATCTGAAGGCAGTCGTTGCAATGATGGTGTTTTCTGATTTGATAATGAAACATTTGATTCTACCCTGAAATCAATGTATATAAATGGTTTTGGTCAAAAAACTGATAAAATGGTTGCTTTTAATGACATATAGAGACGTTGTCGCTATCAAAAATTTTTAAGCGCGcctatgaaatattaattttttgcgGGTCTGCGGGGCAAGGAAAGCGACGAGTCATAGGCGTGCggctattattaaaaaaataataaagacttTAGAAcgaattgattgtaataaaaataattttcttattttatagaCGAACATTTCCTTGTTTGGTAAATATATATGAACATTTATTTCGTTTGGCAAAAACCATTTGCCCGTCTAAATTAACAAACGACTGATTCAAGGATTAAATTTAATTCCTATTGTAAAATGAGATTTAatgtaataattataataattttttaaaatataaaaaatatgttcaaataaaaactaacattatataaTCTAATCTGAGTCATCTATGTCATCTTCAGATTCGTACCTTCAATTCTTGCATGatttggattttgtaagcacgcaaagaaagatcttttcgcaaaatcttccataaagtggataaACACGCAttcaactgctgtgcacgatgacAGATAGACTGATTCACGCCTTcctgtatgctacgctctacaacagcatagaataataaaacaatcagaatgcccactatggttgtcaagataagtacgcctacctcgttcgcgcagacggaatcagccatgttttaaacggaaccagttcTGTGCAGTGAAATTTTATTtagtgtgcatagaaaaattaaaccGGTTTAATTGATTTACGGCATGACAACATTGATTTATTGCTGTGACAACAGCAACAAGTTCTTCTATACGCACTTTACGACGTGTATGTGGATGCATATTATTAATTAGAGTAAACGTGGTGTAAAAATgttccatggttaatcgaattacttgCTCTGATTGTAACAATTATTTTGTTTAGCAAATAGAGTATTATtatgggggttgaaaattggggacaaaaATTACGTggctagagatagggcaagcaaaataagcCGAAACTTTGGCGAACggccactcagggtttatttggagaactgggtcgtggataagtgaatgacaagAGGGTTGaattggggtaactacaaaaatgaaacaaaggggtacttacataagtcttctggacaaacaaaacacaagaaggttctcaaagctatttaaaatggacgccgctttgaagaatcttcctgctggatgaaagaaaaggttcttccttcctaaaaacgCAAAAGaggttagaaacttttttaaaataaataaactaaatggcttaggaaaaaaaaatttcatatttattgttgtctcaccacaaacagttacaaatatagataatacaagaaaaatactatataaataggtacaaaaataaatacaaaatatcagAGAAAGGCACTTactatattaaaaatatgttatttttactttaaatttctgaGGTTGGAACTGGACTTCACTGGAGATTTACTGCCACGCAAAAAACTGCATCTCACTCTGCGAATTAGCCTAGAATGACTTTAGACTGTTTAGACAGACAAAATGAGGATGGAAACTGTTCACTGGGACGCAAATTTtagactcggcttcttaaaaaactggaacacatgtggttatccttcaaagttgttgtaaacgccgttttacaaatatctcagatgagagacggtataaaaataaaaaacagtgattactctttcaGAACTGACACATTTcattgagtataattcacttttttcaacaaatttgccggcttcttCAAACTACACACACCGCCTTCTGCTCTCAATGACAAATCTTTCCAACCTCCTTaaaactgtaactattaactgcTCACTACATATTTTCCACAACATAAGacgaaaaaacacaaaacattacaaatttgaagaaaaatttggaCCAACACTGAAGCCAACTGACCCTGACAGCagcctcagcgagagtgatgtAATTCTCTTCCCCGCAAAACTTTCTCATCGAtctaagtggatatttatttCAGGCGTAATATTTAAACGGCTTaaagatcaaagaaaataccaaggaaatacacatctgtgatatataaacaaactctaaaataaactttgaactctaaaatgtgtttattatcaactcgtcgacgcaaaaaagattgaaaatactttttcggtgttttagcAAATACGATAGGAAacagaaatacattgaaaatattcttcggtgttttaatacatacggggtgatttcaatatataccaaaaaaatttaaaatgctacATGATGAACTATTATGGTGaacataaaatggacgtagtgcccggtacgtatttcgaacagaaccacaattttcaaaatgaatttgtacaatttggaagctTTGTTCAGAAGTCAAACCTATGTATGCTGAAATGCCCAACCCAAcgtaacataaatcacttgacagctgtcaaaatagccgacagttaaaaaagtgtttgTTGTATATCCTTCATTTAACCATGTTTTATCTGTATAATATGAAAATGATTTCTTCTTTTTCAACAAGGGCACTATTTCTGTTTCTCTTTAAATACCTAATgtttttatcaattatttttaagagattaaacagattctgcaataatccactaatttgtttattacatcatTAAATTTTCCCCTTTTATCGATAttctaacaaaaatatttttttctaaagggTAAACATCCAACTTTACTGGACCATAAAAAACCATTAAAACATGAGTCCATCGCTATACTTGTGGTACTTAACTGCAGTGTCAATTTTGTTTTACTATAGTTTAATTCAACCGAGAAGcatccaaaaaattaaaatatgataaCATTTTACCATTGAAGTCACACCATTGCcaatttttgattaaattaacAAGAAAATTTGTGACAGTGGACCCTATTGGACAAATTTTAGTGTGTAGAGACACACATATAAATCACATATGCATTTAGTATACTAAAAATTCAAGGGGAATATTAAATTacatataatttttcttttaacacatttaaaagcATAAATAAAAACTTCTACGTGTAAATAATATAGTCTTAGAAAAAATATAGTATACAACACACACTGAATAAAACTATCTCATATTTGCGCACCAATTTTGGCTCTAATACAATAATAATTGAAGGTTTACCTTGCATTTTCGTTTTCTTCTACTACCTCACCAGATTCATCGGCATACAAAGAAGGAGGCTCATTGTCAAACAAAATCGCTCTAGTACTGCTGTTTTCCTCTGGTCTATATGAAAGAAAGTCTTCCGTGTCAGAAAACGTGTCCGATTTGGTGTCCCAGTCATCCTCGTCTGGTGGTGGAGTAGAATCAAACAGACTGACGACTGGAGGAACTGAAGCAGTTGCTGCTGAAGTAGCTGTAGAGGTAGGAAGTGTCTCTACGTCTGATATCTTGGTAGTAGTAGATGTTGGTCGAGGTTTTTCGGCAACGGCAGGTTTTGTCGGTTGTTTtcctataaattaaagaaataatccCAGATTATTTACAAGGTGTCCGTGTGAacatatttcaataaaatattgtccCTTTTGTACAAAACTTTACAACAATGGAACTGTTCAGTATATTATGAAAATATAAGCACCATctttcctcactagaggtctctagtagcatactctggtaattatttttcctataattgccagagtagtcggtgcgttttgatttagtttgagtcttcttacaaactctctctgaggACGGGTATACCCAGAAaaacgtgttagggagtggtatgAGATTCGAATTAAATCAAAACGCAACCGTCTTcatatatttatcgtccttactcgacgcaatgagtacaagaatgatggtaatttatacgggtaaattgttgatgcatagtggaatataaatattcccagcatcgctctgaatggcttgattaagcttgggtttacagtttactttaattgctatcgacacttttaactaaatctatttttatccatagcaTCCTCTGATACTTTATAATAAACCAATGACATATGACATatactatatattattaaaattagtacTAGCTTTTGTGGATAGGTAACGCTGGGGTTGTCTTTACGGAAAGACGGAAAAAGCAGATTATAATATTGCTACGAATAGGTAAAACTTACCTTTAAATAAATCGGTATCATCATCAACTATTACTTCTTTCGGGAACAAATCGTCATCAAACGATGATCCACTCTTTGGTTTAAAGTCAATAACCGGATCTAAGTATTCACCAACTTTATCAGTGACTGTTGTAGCATTTTTTGTACCAACTTCTGGAACATATTTAAATCCAagacataaaaaattataaagtcaAGTTATAGGCTCTCAATTCAGCGTGAATAACGCTAAATTGAACtataatcttatatactaaaacgctaagcccttttcttgtccaccactttactcaaaaaccatattagataattaaaatattttttcggaatattattagtattacgtatgagattgtcaagatatacttttggtacaaaaattcacttccggttttgagatgaccgaaagttaaaatttactttaagttttagaccccacaatgtatatatggatcgaaaggtctcgtcgagacgaatctaaatatgtacttccggttgcgatccgacaccggaagtgacccgaaacgcgcataaaacgtcaagatagagcaaatctgccaccggattcgtgatcagcatgcaaaattaactgctaaatgatatccatgtcgacatttgatgaactaaaaattgcattccggttttgaggtcgacttcctttttcgtttttattagtcaaatcaatagagaattcaacgtagagttcaaaaatgtaagttcacgaaattatcctttatagtttttgagttattgataaaaatatttttacttccggtcattgtatatattgtatatttttctcgcaaaataaaaatttcatttaaaaaactcgatgtcgagttggtccgctagtaagaTAAATAatgacagaaaaaaattattatagcaTTAGAATAGGTAAAAATTTTGAACTTACCTTTAAATAAATCGTTATCATCATCAACTATTACTTCTTTAGGGAACAAATCGTCATCAAACAATGATCCACTCTTTGGTTTAAAGTCACTGCTTGGTTGTAAATATTCATCAACACTATCAGTTACTTTTTCAGCGTTTTTAGTAGCAACTTCAGGAAGATCTTTTGAAGTAACACATTCAGATACTAAAGGCACCTGTTGCACAGCACCTTGAGCACTTTGAGTATCGCTTACACCTTTAGAATTATCTTCGAGTTGAGTTTTATTCTTTACGAACATATCGGTTTTCTCTACGTGAGCCGTTTTGACCGATTTCTGTTCCGCTTCAGTTTTAATGCTGAACAAATCGTTGGTGCTTTCCGGCTCTTCGAATAACTTGAAGTTAATCTTTTTAGTGACGTTAGAGAATAGATCGTCTTCTTCTTCGTCGTCGTCATCGAACAAGCTGATTTTCTTCGATTTGCTGTTCTCTTTGTTGTTTTTGCCTAAAAGTTCGTCCTTAACatcttcttttttaataataCTGGATTGGTTTGAGTATTTTTTGGAACTAGTATTGTCTTCCTCTGTTTTGGAAACTTCTACTTTGTCTGGAATACTTGTgtccaaattattttcttttttaacttgAACTTTACCTAAATCTTCTGCTGCTTTTTTCTTTCCTTCACTATCGCTGAAGATTGCGTTTTTATTTGATTCAATGCTGTTATCCTTATCAAATAGATCATCAATATCGCTAAAAAGATCATACTTTTTGTTCTGATTGGTTTTAATACTTGTAGTCTTTTTGTTTGTACCAAAAATATCGTCTTCTGAATCTTCCTCACTTTCATCAAAAAGACCTTTGATCTGTTTCGACTTCTGTGACAATACCTCAGCTTTAGCAACGTTGGAAATGTTCTTAATATCTTTATTATTGCTGCCTTCTTCAATATCATCGTCGTCGTCGTCGAAGAGACTGTGCTGTTTTTGTTTTGATTTGACACCAGCATTAGAAAATAAATTGTCTGTGTCATCAAATAGATTAAATTGTTTTTGAGGAGTGTTCTGTTTTGGACTAGCCGCTACGATATTCTTAGGGGAGTCGTTTTCCGGATTTTGTTTGCTGATTTCTTgctttttcttcaaaatctcGCCAATGTTTTGGTTTCCTAGTATCGAAACACCCCCCACAGGTTTCTAGAAGCAAAAAAAACACCTAGTGATCAAATAAGGCTTCTtatcaatatttacaaaaataaaacaacatatacaaaaatatatacctttttaaCAGGCTGTTCCACTTTATTCTCACTATCTAAGGATGGAGGTTCATCATCAATTAAAGGTACAATCGTCTTTGGTGGTTGTAGGAAGGTATTTTTCGTCTCTTCTTTTTTTACTGTAAAAATATCATCATCTTCGCTTTCCTCGCTGTCGAAAAGTCCTTTGGAGATCTAAATTTGAAGAATTTTAAAATAGTATGTTTGGTTTGATATGAAAGGAGCGCATAAATGTTTGGGGCTTAAAATGTTAAACTGTCTTTGGAAGtacatttttttccttttttgtattaTTGATATACATTACCAGCCATATTTTAAGGTGGTTATTGGGAATAGGAGTCACTACCCGAACAGAAACAGAAATTGACAAATTTATGTCAATTAAAATGATCCAAATATCTATTTTGCTTCTTAGTACCTAGTAATCGCcttacatatataaaaatattgtcaAATTAGTACAGTTTGTCACTCTGAATGTTgtaataaaagtatttggttaaataaaaataagtacctgAGAAGTTTTGGTCAGATCCTCAGGCTTAACAGACTTAGCTTCCTTCGTAGCACTTACACTATCATCTTTACTTAAAGCAGCTGGCACTTTATTGGTATTGTCCCAAAATAGGGAGTCTTCATCATCTTCCCCATCATCGAATAGGTTTCTTTTTGTAGAGAAGATTCCTTTCACAGTATCTTCAGGGTAACTTAGAGGTGGAGGTTCATCAGAAAACAGACCAGCTGAAAATTGTAAAAGTATAGAGGTGTCAATAACAACTTTACTTTAATAACTTTAAATAATGACCTTGAAAAGCAAAAAGAGAAAGAAGATCTCGACTGGAAACAACAGCCTACTCTAGTGTTACACTTATCATTTTTGGAGTGACCACAAAAACAACTCTAATGAAAACAAACTGACTAAGAATTTCCCTTACCTGAGAAAGTATTAGTTTTACTAGGCTGTATTAGCTTGGAGTTGATATTTTCTGGAATATTTTCTTCCCTACTGATCACATTGTCCAACTTAGCAGCCAGTTGTTCAGCAAAAGCTTTATTCGATTGAGGAACCTGTGGTGGTATAACATAATATTATGGATTTATATCTTAGTATAAAAACGAAGAAGAGTAAAAGGGCATATTTTgtgtaaataattatttcttaaaggcatttttattaaaattttgattcTTTTAATATTGTAGAAAATAAAACTTTGCTTACTTTAGATGATTCAGAGTATAATTGACCTTCACTTCCATCACTAGAACTAATAGACTCTGGTTTCTTTTTAGTATCCTTCATGGTAGAATTAGCTACTGGTCTATGTTCATTATTTTGAGGTGAAAAATCTAGTTCCGAACTACTTTCAGACATTATctaaaacaaaacatattaacAAACAAAGAAACTAGTGCTAATATTTACTTTTTACCAAATCTTTAGGTAGGTTATCATCACTATCAGATTCACTATAAATTTCTTCAGATTTTTGAGAATCAACATCACTATCATCCTCTTCTAAATACCAATTTTTGTACCACTGTTCAGAACCAATGAGGGGCGGTAGAGGTCTATGTTCATATACATCTTTTGGTTTTAAAACAAAGCtaaaaaaattgtcaataaaATCAATTCCATTGGTGAAACAACCTATAGGAAAAATTATTCTATTGTGATATTATAGATCAATTTATTCTCATTCACTTCTTCCTTGCTCAAGCATCTCTCTCCCTCTCTTTTGACAATCCATTCTTGAATGTATTTATTTCCCAACTGCTTCCATCTTTCTGTGTCCTGCACCAATATCATCCACTGTTTGCTGACCACTGATTTTGTGTCACCTACCAATCCCTTTTGAGGTCTCCCTTGCTTCTCAGCCAATTCAGTCACACAGTGCAACATCTTGGTTAACTTTCGCATAATCAATAATCATATGAATACAGTAGAGCGTCGATTATCCGAACTAATTGGGAGACATGGGTGTTCGGAAAAACAGTTTTTTTGGATAATTGATCTGTATTCATCTAGACGTACATATTAATCCACGGGTGAATGAAAGTCATATTTAGATATCTACATATGTATTTATACCTTTAATGACAAATTGGAATTAAACAAAAAGGTGCAGTCTTGGCGATATTGACGAAAATATCACCTATCGTTAATTACTTACTAACGCTTAAGAAAAACTTCAGTTCTCGTCTGCTGAAGCAAATCTACCCATTTACGAGTGGCTAGGTCACATAGCTTTTTAAGGACAGGTCCTTTTCATTCCAACATTGATGAGTTGAGGCTTTATCAAGAAGCAATAATGTTTTCTgtcttttgccattttttaattaatgtaCTATCGATGTAAGCACACTTTTGCAAAGTATAAACAATAGGCATCTTAGACATATCAATGTGTTTAAAACAATGTGGATTCTTGCTTTTACCAATGACAAGCATAGACAATCAGTGGCTGCCAGTCGCATTAGCACAATCTAAGACTAATATGATCCTTACTTATTTTAGGATCAGGTGCTGCTAATTCACAACGCAATGTGACGCAAGAGTCTTTTGTGGAAAAGCTTTCCAATTTACCCCAGTTTTGTCAGCATTGAAAACGTTTTGAAGGGCGTAATTTTTTCCTTCAGTAACTCCCATAATGTAATTTAGAATTAATCTGCTGTTGATGAATCATCACAGTATTTATCCTTCTATCTGAAGCTCATGAATGCCACGTCTTGACTTGAATCGTTTTAACCAACCTATGCTTGTAAATTTGATAGCTCTTTGTGTTTTCCGTTAAATTGAACATATTTTTTACTCAGAATCAGGACAGGAACAGGTTATTCCCGGAATATTTTTTGAGTAATCCACTTAATGCAGCATCATCTAAATTAGTGTTTGAGATAAGTTTCATCTTTTTATAGGACTTGGAGGTCCATCAGAGGAATCAAGCTGGGACATTAAGTTACTTATGCTAGTCTTTTGCTGGTCATTCTGTTGATCGAAGTTCGGATAATCAACACTCTACTGTATTTGCTTTTTTACTCTTATATCTATATCTTGCATACATCTTAATAGATTTTCAGATCTTTTTGTTCactcatataaaaaaatatgtaaaaaacagTATTGCAAGAATATTACATATACgaaaagacttaaaaaaatataaatcccCTTACCTTTTTTCTGATTCATCTTCACTATCACTTATGTAGATTTCCACAGTTTCATAGTATTTATCTAGCAGCTGCAGCTCAGCTGTTAGGCTAACATCAAgtggtttttcttcttctttttgggaACTACTAATTGATAACTAGAAACAAGATAGTCTTCTAGAACCAGTTGTTTATGTATTTGAATTTAACATGATAACACTATATTATAAGACAAAAATTTGCAGAATCAGATTTAGAAAAGTAatttaaaagaaatagaaaaagctaTATGAACTAACAGAAAAATGTAGAAATTCAAATATGTATACATTTGAAAAGttataaaatttgaaaaagaagTTGTTTTCACTGAAAAAAATCAGCAAGACACATGACCATCTTTAATTAGTCCCCTTTAATATCCTATGGATTCTAGTATTTGATGTGTGTGATATCAATAATTATAATGATATAAAAAGAGCTGTGAAACTTATTTTATTCATACAAATCTACTTCTTAAATCCATTGCTTACCTTATCTTCATTTCCTTTGCTGTCTAATGCTTCGTCATCATCATAAACTCTACTTTCTATAAATTGAGTATTTTTTAAGCTTTGGAATTCATTTTGGGATATGTCTAACTTTAGGCCTACTTCATCTAGATTATTTAGTAAATTATTTATGTTGTCATTCAACTCATCAGTTTTTGTGAGTAGGTTCTAAAAAGTAAAAGTTATTTTATGGGTTGAAACTCGAAATTATTGCTTAAATGA is drawn from Diabrotica undecimpunctata isolate CICGRU chromosome 5, icDiaUnde3, whole genome shotgun sequence and contains these coding sequences:
- the LOC140441587 gene encoding uncharacterized protein isoform X2; the encoded protein is MSSEKSWNRPWTTQEIIDNSENWSLAGDVALLNTLKHFANNLLTKTDELNDNINNLLNNLDEVGLKLDISQNEFQSLKNTQFIESRVYDDDEALDSKGNEDKLSISSSQKEEEKPLDVSLTAELQLLDKYYETVEIYISDSEDESEKSFVLKPKDVYEHRPLPPLIGSEQWYKNWYLEEDDSDVDSQKSEEIYSESDSDDNLPKDLIMSESSSELDFSPQNNEHRPVANSTMKDTKKKPESISSSDGSEGQLYSESSKVPQSNKAFAEQLAAKLDNVISREENIPENINSKLIQPSKTNTFSAGLFSDEPPPLSYPEDTVKGIFSTKRNLFDDGEDDEDSLFWDNTNKVPAALSKDDSVSATKEAKSVKPEDLTKTSQISKGLFDSEESEDDDIFTVKKEETKNTFLQPPKTIVPLIDDEPPSLDSENKVEQPVKKKPVGGVSILGNQNIGEILKKKQEISKQNPENDSPKNIVAASPKQNTPQKQFNLFDDTDNLFSNAGVKSKQKQHSLFDDDDDDIEEGSNNKDIKNISNVAKAEVLSQKSKQIKGLFDESEEDSEDDIFGTNKKTTSIKTNQNKKYDLFSDIDDLFDKDNSIESNKNAIFSDSEGKKKAAEDLGKVQVKKENNLDTSIPDKVEVSKTEEDNTSSKKYSNQSSIIKKEDVKDELLGKNNKENSKSKKISLFDDDDEEEDDLFSNVTKKINFKLFEEPESTNDLFSIKTEAEQKSVKTAHVEKTDMFVKNKTQLEDNSKGVSDTQSAQGAVQQVPLVSECVTSKDLPEVATKNAEKVTDSVDEYLQPSSDFKPKSGSLFDDDLFPKEVIVDDDNDLFKVGTKNATTVTDKVGEYLDPVIDFKPKSGSSFDDDLFPKEVIVDDDTDLFKGKQPTKPAVAEKPRPTSTTTKISDVETLPTSTATSAATASVPPVVSLFDSTPPPDEDDWDTKSDTFSDTEDFLSYRPEENSSTRAILFDNEPPSLYADESGEVVEENENARVESNVSLSNQKTPSLQRLPSDLLFGDQEPKATRDEMNNLNKNTSSTEGMEREVAVKIEKLVDINKSPVETSPRRIASITEMLKNQGQKDTTEQKVIPGKLKQNLNINVKALLPGQSQPKISSLRKSQSLESPSDEDISDSRDVTNASATKTISYKDSPPKDEEKPVNFDEPDNVNILESITKERVRIPVKRRPSTRRGRQEALRKSAIDIPFDSVDESENVVSQQEKSIEPTTKSLKTPIIATDTSLTEKITKTPSKVTAQEQPDKLSNIFGSASSPKELDGLLESKGSPKEDKMNTQQNTNKDDGLFASIDKTESKQPKYMSTDDDIFSSGSRFEKPVFQNKNISDIDDLFGPINPPNVSIKSDVPEKFSSNQNSLFDSPEELSITETTNKHSSSKENTKPVLQKHSTNSKPSIFDSDDDSDEDLFKSSNKTKPKEVAAAKEQISKIKKSKSLFDDNSSDDDLFAGTSSRRKDSAGTVPKINDKKIKPSIKKLENVQTDVDPLSSLLE